The Piliocolobus tephrosceles isolate RC106 chromosome 2, ASM277652v3, whole genome shotgun sequence genome window below encodes:
- the LOC111528779 gene encoding IQ domain-containing protein F5 — MTERSAAVFIQAWWRGMLVRRTLLHAALRAWIIQCWWRQVLEKLLAKRQRMVLEFYVQQEWAVVRLQSWVRMWCVRQRYCRLLNAVRIIQVYWRWHTCHSRGFIEGHYELKENQLNIQLEISLGSQACKVQQCIPLPLKE; from the coding sequence ATGACAGAAAGGTCTGCAGCTGTTTTcatccaggcctggtggcggggcATGCTGGTGCGACGCACACTGCTGCATGCAGCCCTCAGGGCTTGGATTATTCAGTGCTGGTGGAGGCAGGTGCTGGAGAAGCTGCTGGCGAAGAGGCAGAGGATGGTGTTGGAGTTCTATGTGCAGCAAGAATGGGCAGTAGTCAGGCTGCAGTCCTGGGTCCGCATGTGGTGTGTCCGCCAGCGTTACTGTCGTTTGCTCAACGCTGTCCGCATCATCCAGGTCTATTGGCGCTGGCACACCTGCCATTCCCGTGGCTTCATTGAGGGCCACTATGAACTCAAAGAAAACCAACTTAATATTCAACTTGAAATCTCTTTGGGCTCACAGGCTTGTAAGGTGCAACAATGCATACCTCTTCCATTAAAAGAATGA